The genomic stretch CTCCACTATTCAAGTGGCACTGGTGCCACCGTGTGCTCTGTGGAGTGTAGCCTCACCACAGGCAGCTGTGCGGGGTCTCTGCTTTCCTGTGGCTGTCCACAGCATGGCCACCTGCCCGTGTGTGCTCCCTGAAGTGTCACCAAAGGCACAATTTGTGAGCAGATGCAGTTCAATTGATGAGGTGATAGACACAATTTCAACCCAAAGATGGCACAAACAGACCAGTCACAGaattttatttaagaaataaaattcgCCCATATTACACCTTTTTTACCCAGGTTTGCATGCTGGATCCCAGCAGTAGAGCACATAATTTCTTGTCACCCACCAACCAGCACCTGCATTTTTGATCAGTCGACAGAACCAGCTGACATGCAAAGAAGTGCATCTCTACCTCCGCACTGGCCATGCAAGcaccctgctcctctcccacaTGTGCACTCATCCTTGGCCCAGAAGAGCATCTGAACAGTGAATCAAGCTCTTTCCTGCCCATCCCTTTTACTCTATGTGCCCTGCTGTGGCACTGCCTTTCCCAGCTTATGGATGTCCCCATTCTCCAGCACCTCCACCTTCCCCttgcctggctgcagcacacTGGCCACCATAGCCCTGGCCACCATTTCCACAGGTACTGAGTAAGCAGTAGGGAAGACCCAAGCCACAACACCCAGAAACTGCTGGGCTATCCACTCCATGGGCCGGGACTCCTGGCGTTTGCacagcagcaccctgcagagCGAGCAGGTAAGGTGGGTCAGACTGAAGCCATCCCTCAGGAGAAAGCTGAAGACTGGGTTCTCCAGCTGTGCTAGAGGCCCAGCCCAGCTTGCTAAACCCACATGAGGCTTTGGCAGGGTCCCAAAACACAACTGAGCTGAGTTCTGGGACATAAAACTCCTTTCCCCGCTGTGCTGTCAAAACCAGTATGCCAGTACTCCCAGGTGGCAAGAGCATAGTACACCTGAAGAGATACAGGCAAGTATCTCCCCCGCAGAAGGCCAAGGTCTGTGCAGAGGTGAGCTTTGACCTATGTCCCCCAAACTCTGCTCTCAACCCAATCCTCTTCTTACATGGCACGTGACACTAGCATTGGGATACAGGCCATGGGAAACTGCTGTGCTTGCTCCCTGCAGCATTGGGAAGCAGTGTGCTTGTCCAGGAGCCGCATCTGCAGCTGGtggctttttccatttctctccccaGCCCTCCCCTTACAcatcctttctctctttctccatctCCTAGCCCACTGACATGGCAAACCTCCACCTAAGTCCTATGCCCACCCTCCCTCCACTGCTACTCACGCTGGCCGGAGAATGGTACAGCGATCAAAACCAACAGCTTGGACCAGGTTCTCCACTTCTCCCTGTCACAGTAGTAGGGCAGGACGAAAGGAGACAAGGATGACTGCAAGCACCATCCCTCCCATGCCATGAATTGGCAGGAAAGGGCTGCTAAGCCATGGGCAGGACTGCACTAAAGCAAATTTAAAGCTGGTACAGGTCAGGCACTGCCAgggctgccagcagctccccaggaaAAGGCAGTGGAGGGCAAGTGTCCAAGGTGGTGGACTGTTAATCAGCAGTGCACCCTTGCAACCATCATGCTAACTGCAACTGGATGCTCCTGAGACAGCATTTGGACAGTGCCCAGCCCAGGGATCCCAGAACAGGACACTGGAGACAACAGTGAGTCCAGCAGATGCTGggaactgcagcacacaaaAAACCTTCACGATGATCATGGTCCCACATGGGGAGCCACCCTGGGATAGTTCACATCTCACCTGGACACAGCCCTGAGCCTCCTGACCTAGCAGTGAAGCCGTCCCAGTTTGGGGAGCTGGGATCGGGCTGGAGACCTGAACAGGTCTTTCTGTGGTTTGAAGAGGGAGACAGATGCTGCATGGCAGTGTTGTGCTGCTTTGGACAAAGCCCAAAAGCACAGCTGTCCAGCCAGCCCCCTTTCCTCGTTTCCTGGTCCCCTAGCAGGACCCCCAGAGCCATTTGTATCTCTAAAGACCTCAGTTCCTGCTTCATTCCTGAGCATCCCGGCATTTTCTGACTCCTGCACGAGCATCAAGAGCTCCCCCCATGCGCCTCCTCACCTTCACCCGGAGATAGAGAAAGCGGCTGTGCTGGTTTGCCCCCCGGGAGGACTGCAGGAGGAAGTGTTTGCAGCCCCCTGCCCGCGCCAGCTCTGCCGCCTGCGCAACGTAGTCCCGGTCCACACGGATGAAGCCATCCTGCGGGTAAAGGACAGAGGAGGGTCAGCATGGGAGGGAGAGGGCAGGCAGGACCCCTGCTGCCCCCGGGGCCTCACTCACCATGCCAGCCTTGGCCCTGGTGGTGCCCAGGCAGCAGAAGCCGACGTCGTGTCCCCGGAAGGCAGCAGCGTGCTCGCTCAGCCGCTCGAAGTCCACCACAACCTGCTCCTGCGGGGAGGCCAAGGGTCAGCGCGGCCACCCCGGCTCCCGGGACCCCCGAGGGACGCCCGGCCCAACGCACCACGGCCGCGCCGGTCTCCTCGCCCAGGCTCAGCCAGCGCCTCCCGATCAGCGTCACCCTGGCAAAGAGCCGCCGGGCCAGCAGCTCCCGCAGCAGCACCCGGCCCGTCTCCCCGGAGGCGCCCAGCACGAAGCAGGAcctgccgctgccgccgccgttaccgcccgccgccgccatgCCGAGCGAGGTGGGGCGGGCCTTCTTCCGCCTGCCCGCTCTCTACCGCCCGGCCAGCCGGGCTCCTCCCGGCCGCGCTggcagcggggccgggcagGCGGACAGAAGCTGCTGGAGCTCAACGTGGGGCTGCGCTCAGCGCACGGGGCAGGTAGCGCAGGGGCTGCCCGAGGGGACCCGGCTCACTCTGGCTGCTGCTCGCAGCTCGCAGGGACACACATGTACCAGTGCTCCCCCTCCTGTCCTGGCGCTTGCTGTCCTTGCAGTGGCAGAGCCCACGGCCGAAAGCAACCCTGGGAGGATGCGTGGTGCCAGACGCTCTGCAGCGGTCCTAGCGACAGGGGCGAGGAGCAGtaaaactaaaacacaggaagtttcacctcaacatgaggaagaacgcTTTATGCTGAGGGCGGcagaacactggaacaggctgccggGGGGGTCATGGAGTCTCTGGGGGCATTTAAAACTTGCCTGGACGCGTTCTGTGTAACCTCCGCTGGGTGCCCCTGCCTTatcgggggggttggactggattaCCTCccgaggttccttccaaccctacagttctgtgatcctgtgtatcctctgccctccctgctcAGGCAGAGGGGATGTGTTCCTGGTGGGGTGCTTAGAGGTGTGTGTGACCTCCTCCCCAAACCCATTTGGCTCAGAGTGCACTGCTGGCcagggtgccccatagctgtgtcCTCAAGGCAGCAGGCAAGTTACCCACCCCAGGCACCAGCTCCCGGGACAATGAGAGGGACAATGGCAATCATCATCAGGGCAGGCCATGTGTCATTGAGAGCCAACCTGGGACACGGCTCTGCAGTGGGCACTGAGGGGCTCTGCACAGCTAGCTGCTCCCACAGGTAGGATTAAGGGGCCCTGGCAGCACCCCAATCCCGTTTATCCTGATTCCTGGGGAGGGAGGTACAGAGGCCTGAATGACTGCTTTAGGGATCAGCCAGGTGATTTTCCAGCCCGGCATGTCTGCCGAGCGCTCCTCTTGGCCAAGGGCTGAAGATGAATCCCTGGTGCACGTGCCACATGCGAGGCAGGATGCGTGTCATGACCATCAGAGGGTTAATGGCCGGCATCTCGTTCTACCTGCCAGTGTGCCTCTGGCACCCGTGGCTGTGCATCCCATCTGGTGTCCGGCATCCCACAGCCACAGGCAAAGCCAGGTAGGTACAGGATGGGAAGGCTGGAGTGTGGTGGGGGTCCAGGGTAGTGGGATGAGTGCTTGAGAATGGAAGGGGAACTGGGAACTATACAGTGTGATGCTGCAGAATAGTGGCAGCAACATATATGGGGCGTGTGGTATGCTATAGGGTTTCATGGTATGGTGGGGACACCTCTGGGGAGGAGTGCGATTGGGATGCATGGGGCCATGTGGTGCTCCCACTGCTCATGTTATGCTTCTCCACGGCAGGCCTCTGTGCGGTTGGTCAGGCACCGGGGTGTCTACTCTCCCAGTGGCATGGAGGCGCAGTGCTGGCGCAGCACAGCATTTGACTGCACGCCCCAGCCATCAGTCTGCTGCCCTGACTGGATGGCGGGGCTCCCCGATTCCCTGCCCCTCTCCCgcctctccatccctggcacccACGACTCCCTCAGCCTGTTCGGTGGCCGGCGCCTGCGGTGCCAGAGCTGGGGCCTGGAGGCTCAGCTGGCAGCTGGTGTCCGCTTCCTGGATGTACGCTGCAAGCTGGCACGGGGCGAGCTCCATGTGTACCACCTCTGCACCTTCCAGCGGGCCAGCCTGCGGGGGGTCCTGCGCCGCACCCTGCGCTTCCTCCGTGCACACCCCGGCGAGGCTGTGATCATGCGCATCAAGGAGGAGCTGCCCATCTTCTCCCGGCCTGGCTTCGCCTCCCAGCTGCAGCGCTGCCTGCTGGAAGAGGGACAGGGCTGTGTGTGGTGCCGGGAGGAGGTGCCAACGCTGGGCCAGGTGCGAGGCAAGATTGTGGTGCTGGAGGCGCTGGCGCAGGAGGTCCTGGGCATCCCTTATGAGCAGCTGAGCATCAGCGATGCCTGGAATGTGCTCTCGCTGGAGCGCAAGTGGGTGCAGGCACGGCGGCACCTGGAGCGGGCGGCCAGTGGGGACCCTGCCACCATGCACCTCACCTTCTGCTCTGGCAACGGGCTCTTCACCTGCCCCGAGGAGGTGGCCCGCTTTGTGAACCCACGCTGCTACCAGCACCTGCGGCGCCGGCGGGGACAGCCCGTGTGCTGGGGGGTGGTCATCATGGACTTCCCTGGGGCAGGCCTTCTCCAGCTCATTGTGGAGAGCAATGGTCTGCAGGCCAGCAGACACATTACAGCGgcccccagcagccccacagtACCCTCGCGGCACCCCCGCAGCAGAGGGGAGAGGCGCGGCAGCCGGCACAGCTCTGCCCACTGCCCATGCCGGTGCCCATCAGGACGGACGCTGCTCCCAGCCCGACGCCTCTGCCGAAGGATGTGAGTGCTTTTAAGAGCAGAAGTGGGTTTTCTAGCTGTTGGGCACCAGGAAGCCTTCGTGTGAAGCTATTGGGCACCAGGAAGCCTTCGATTAccagaagcagaagaggaggGTTGGCAGCTGTGGTTGGAGCAGGGCAGCCCAGGGAGCTGCCCCCTGCATGCAGCTCTCCCAAGAGGAGCCAGATACAGTCCGGTCACAGGGCTGGGCCAgctgaggccctggcagagcagcaggtaCCAGTGGAAGGAGCAGATCCTGCCTTGTCTCCTGTCAGGCTGGTGAGTCCACCCAAAATGCCTCTCTGCAAAACAGTCCTTTTCCTTTCAAGggtgaataaaaataaaaagaacttaGGAAAGCACTCCCCATGTTGCCTTgccatttcatagcagaaaagTGCAGAAAATACCTTTTGATTTTACTGCTCAGATAGGGAAAAGCCTGTACCTCTCTGCCCATGGCCCAAGCACAGTTTAATTGGTGTTTGTAACCATGTTGCTctgaaagcagaacagcaagagggaggaggaggaagtcaCTTCATTTCAAAGGTGACAACAAATGGTTAGCCACATCTTTCCCATCATTATTTtagcttctatttttttctttcaggggCTTGCCCCAGAAGTCAGGACTTTTAGAAAGGCAACTTCAGCAAGCACCACCCGACCCTGTGTACGGAAAGCTGGACAGCCACAATAGTAGCAATTCAAATGGGGCTATGTGTTCCCTGGTCTCACACACAACTGGGGGACGCTGCACAGGGGAAAGCCCAGCAGTTTGAAACAGCATGGGCAGCATGGACAGGGCAGTTTGCAGATCCACAAAAGCAAAGAGGTTGAGATGTAAAAAAGACCTTAAAATGCACATAATGCCAGTGCCTGCCCTacctgcagaaaataaatagaCTGGCAAGTCACAGGACACAGTAGCTTCTTGTCGCAGAAAGACAGTGGAGATCCCAGGGGAGAAGCATCAAACTGCTGACTGCGCTGAAGCAGGAGGTGAGAAACAGGAAAGCTCATCCCTGGCCTGATGAaagacactggagcagggagaTGAGAAAGAGGAAAGCCCATCCCTGGCCTGACTAAAGATGAAGAACGTCCTTAAGAATCCTCCTGCCTCGGGGAAAACGTAGCTGAGCACAGTGCTGGCCGGAGGCGATACCGCAGGATTTcctggctggagcagaggaCATTTTTGCTCCACAGGGGCTGGTCCTGGCTGAAGACATGGCCCTTGGTGCTGAGTATGTTCATCCGCTGGTCCCTGGCAGCCCTCCTCAGGGTGCAGGGGAGGACAGAGCCCATGCTGCAAAGAGCCACACAGGTGGGAAGCAGGCAATAGCATGCAAGGGAGTGCTGGAGGTGACAGAGGAATCTGTCTTTGGACTTGCTTTGTGAGACAGGAGAAGATTGAAATCTCTGCATTAAACCAGTTAAGTGACAAAAGCACTGGTGATGTCTGGGGTGCTGGTGCCTGCTCCATGTGCTGCCAGCACCCCCCCTGCCTGGGTCACCCCTGTGCCAAGCCGGCATGACAGCTCTTGGTACCACTCTCATGACTGAAGACGAGTGTTGTTGAGGGAGGGCCATGTGGGTTGCTGGCCTGTCCAGGCATTCCAGAAATTCATAgtgctgtggggagctgggcagggtgcaggcagagcaATTGCTGTtcccaggagcagctctgcagggtggGTGGCTCTGCTGTCACTTACGGCAAGGGCTGCCTGCATGGGTGTGGGGCTGCCCCTAGATGTGGCACATCAGTGGAGCTGCACCCCAGCACCCTGGAGCCACCCTGCACCCTGGCTTGCTGGCAGGGTAGAGGCACTGCACATTCCCAGGATGGGCAGAGACACTTGTTTACTCCCTATCGCACAAGCAGTGAAACTTAGGTGTTTTCTAcgcccccagcatcctgtttGATGAACCCTTATCTGTGCCATGAACTTGTTGCTGCTGCCAGGCACCAGGGAGCCAGCAGGCAGCATGGGCAGGGGTACCCAGCTGGCAGTAGTGCCCAATGAAAAGGCTCTCCATCACCAGCATGGAAGGGGAAAGTGCAAGGCAGAAAGCTATTCTACACGTGAGATCAAAGAAGTGTCTCTCAGAAGCACTGGGTGGGGTGGGCAGGAGTGATTTGCCCAAAACTACCCCTGCATCCTGTAActggggctgccccagcaccaCGAGGTGCCTGTGGGTGCCACAGCCCCTGGGATGTCTTAAAGCACCCCTGTCCTTCTGTTCCTAGCTAATGCTTGCAACCATCTCCCCCACTCCAAGCCAGGGCAGCACTTGGATAACACATCTTCCTGTGGACAAAAGCTTTCAAATGATGAGAAAGATTTTATCAGGCACTGCTTTCCTCCAGGGCAGTCTGAGGAGAGTCTGGCTACTCAGGCTGCAGACCAGGTCTTGCACTGGGAGATGTGCCCAAAGGCATCCTGCGGCTCAGGGAACGCTTTGGGTCAACCACCCTCTCCTGACCCTGAGGTGGGAAGGAGCCATCCCGTGCCCGCTCTCGGGAGGTGCCTCTAAAGCCTCAGAGAGAGCCACCTCTGTCCCCAGGGTGGAGCTGGGGATggaagcagcagggctgcacccTGGCATGGTCTGGGTGCCTGCTGGTACCACACCACACCCCTGCAGGGTGCCATTGGGTGCCTCCTCACTCTGGTGAATTGCTGATCCCTCCCTGGGAGCAAGGGGGGCTTCCCAGGAAGGTGCCCACTATATCGTGGTCAGCAGCTGAACCAGGCTGCTTAGTCAGGGTGACTCGGTTCCTCTGTGGTTTGCCAGGGGACATTGCACAAGGAGGGGAACAGTGGGGCTGAAGCCTCTGCCAAAAACAAGGGCGCCTCTGTATGGGGGAGGGGGGTATGAGTGTGTAGCATGGTGCCCCAGGGTCTACTGCACCAGGTTCTGGGCACTCCCTGGGGACATGCTGTGGGGCACAGCCTGGAGCTGGCCctggagctctgcaggagcTAAGGCCTGGGCCATCTGCCCGCCTCTGCCAGTGCCACCTCCCCACACAGCACATACAGCCCCTGGCACCGCTGGTCCCAGCCACACCTGGGTGCCCCCAGTGCTGCCTGGGTACTCCTGCAAGCATCGCACCCTGCCCTGCCCATGAgaccctcctgcagcacagctgagcaTTCTCAGAGGGCACAGAGCAtcagcctgggcaggcagcgaTGGCCGCAGCAGCTGAGCCACTTTCCCCTGGCCAGCCCTGCAGTCACAGCCTGCGGGTGGGTTGCCCAGCCCCTGGCAGTGGCTTGTAGATGGGAGGGGGGCACCCATGCAGGGCTCTCACATGAGAAGGAGCATCACCTCTGTCTATGGCTCAGGACCAGGGCATAGCAAAGGAAGCACATTTCCATTGTAGATTTCTGCAGCATCCTGAATCCTTCCTGGGTGGCTGAGCCTTGGAAAACACCCAAGATGTGAAAGGGCTACTGGTGatcacccagctccagcagagctAGAAAGATAATTCAGGtcttctctccctcccacaAAGTGTACCTTTTTTGACTACCTGCAAAGCAACCTGCCGTGCAGGAACCCCTCTCTGAGCCCAGGTACCTGTGGGCACAGGGCACCTGTCCCCACAAAGAGCTTTGAACTTGGCTATGCTTTTGTGGTGGCAGCCTCTAGGTCTCATCCACTCTGATTCTGTTTTACAAACAATACCAGAAACTATTTGTAGCTACAAAAATAAAGGTGGgagtattttctttctactgCTCTGCCCTAGCATGCTGAGTTTCAGCACAAGTGAAACtggcaggggcacagcctgctgcCTCCCAGGGCCGTACCCCTATGAGCACCCCTCTGACTCCCAGCAGGTCTCACACCATTAGGAGAGACAGCTCCAACCCTCCCCAGGTGACCCTCAGCGTTTGGACTTGCTCTCCTGTCACAGCAGCTGC from Lathamus discolor isolate bLatDis1 chromosome 3, bLatDis1.hap1, whole genome shotgun sequence encodes the following:
- the HTATIP2 gene encoding oxidoreductase HTATIP2, with translation MAAAGGNGGGSGRSCFVLGASGETGRVLLRELLARRLFARVTLIGRRWLSLGEETGAAVEQVVVDFERLSEHAAAFRGHDVGFCCLGTTRAKAGMDGFIRVDRDYVAQAAELARAGGCKHFLLQSSRGANQHSRFLYLRVKGEVENLVQAVGFDRCTILRPAVLLCKRQESRPMEWIAQQFLGVVAWVFPTAYSVPVEMVARAMVASVLQPGKGKVEVLENGDIHKLGKAVPQQGT
- the LOC136011680 gene encoding LOW QUALITY PROTEIN: uncharacterized protein LOC136011680 (The sequence of the model RefSeq protein was modified relative to this genomic sequence to represent the inferred CDS: inserted 1 base in 1 codon), giving the protein MTALGISQVIFQPGMSAERSSWPRAEDESLVHVPHARQDACHDHQRVNGRHLVLPASVPLAPVAVHPIWCPASHSHRQSQASVRLVRHRGVYSPSGMEAQCWRSTAFDCTPQPSVCCPDWMAGLPDSLPLSRLSIPGTHDSLSLFGGRRLRCQSWGLEAQLAAGVRFLDVRCKLARGELHVYHLCTFQRASLRGVLRRTLRFLRAHPGEAVIMRIKEELPIFSRPGFASQLQRCLLEEGQGCVWCREEVPTLGQVRGKIVVLEALAQEVLGIPYEQLSISDAWNVLSLERKWVQARRHLERAASGDPATMHLTFCSGNGLFTCPEEVARFVNPRCYQHLRRRRGQPVCWGVVIMDFPGAGLLQLIVESNGLQASRHITAAPSSPTVPSRHPXQQRGEARQPAQLCPLPMPVPIRTDAAPSPTPLPKDVSAFKSRSGFSSCWAPGSLRVKLLGTRKPSITRSRRGGLAAVVGAGQPRELPPACSSPKRSQIQSGHRAGPAEALAEQQVPVEGADPALSPVRLGLAPEVRTFRKATSASTTRPCVRKAGQPQ